TTCTACAGCAACATATACTGCTGATATGAAGGGACATCTATTAATGCTAATATGATACCAAATGGAGTACACTTGGACTTTACCTATGACATGCACTGCTAATATCTTGGTGTCTAGTAACATAATTACCTTTTTTTAGGAATAGTAAAGAGATCTCAACCGATAGTTATAGTAACATGCCTACCGGTTGAGATCTTTGAGATCATGGCATGGATAGATTAAACTAAGCTAGCTGATGGGCTTCATCTTAAGAAACTGATCAATATCGTTGACTAATCATATACTACTGGTAAAAGAAAGATACGGGCAGGGTGTGTGTGCACCACCTCACATCTACCAGGCCACGTGAAGCATGGCCCCTGTAGTTTTCTTTCACAACGGAATATGCTGGATCACGAAAAAATGGTAATCAAGCCTTTATCGATCGGACCAAGTGACCATGGTTGATCTAGCTAAAATAAACCATACTGCATTAGCTGGGGCTGAGCGGCTGAGATTCTTTGAGGATTTGTGCATATCAATCGATCGACGCAGAGTCTCGTGCAACTCAGTTAATTAAATATCTTGACAGTATCATGGAAGGCTGAACTGAGTGCTAGAATAAATCCGAAGCACGTTGTCCTGCTTCCGAGGACAAAGCGACCACACGAGCCACggcaccgagatttgttaacgaggttcatcGAACTCACCTACATCCCGATACATGACTACGGACGCTCCTCCCCATAATACCGTCACAATACTGTACACTGGGCACTTAGACACCGGCACGCGTCGCTGGCTCTCCTTGCGTGCTTGTGCTATTATATTAGCATAGGTTACATCATGTGTCTACCCTCACATTAGATAGGAGGCTTATgatacaagtgtcctattagGACCCAACTCCTACCTCATCTAGGCATAATACAACTCAGAGTCTAACTGTAACCTACCTTATACACTATATTTGGCACAACTTCAATACTGAGATTTATGAGGACTAGCAGTACTTAAGGTAGTGAAATTTCTAGGTTGATTGGGAAATATATTTTTCCTAAGTCAACAATTTCAACTGTTGAAATGTACATCCAACATTTATCTCCAACCAAAATTACCATATTTTCAAAATTACATTTTTAGCGAAATATTTTCAAAATTACTGGTAGTTTTTGTTTGAAGGAAGTCCATATTACAACCCGAACTCTTCCATTTGTCTAACATACAACCCAGAACTACATAACCATCTAAAATTCAACCATGAACTATCAAAACCGCCTAGATATCAACTCTCCCCTCTCCTCAGACCGGCTTTAACTGAGTAGGCCCTGCTTTTAACCGTTGATCGGCAGGTCAACAACCACATAACCAATCTCATTTAATTTAATTACCAGAAAATGGAAATGTTCAAAAAagtgaattttttttaaataatcaAAACTAATATACTCATCATTTCTGGAAAGTTTCATACATTGTTGCCAGACATCTTTAAAAATATACTTAAATTATATTTGCAGCTCCTTTTTGGGTCTAAATTTGCGCAAAAAGTTGAAGTGTCCATAAAAAATTTAAAATATTTTTAAATCAATACTAATATAACGATCATTATGGGAAAGTTTCACACACATTGctagaaaaaaataaaactaaactaaCATTACATTTCCAGCCCCTTTTCCGATCAATTttttatcaaaataaaagtgtcCCGAAAAAATAAGAATAAAAACCTGTAAAATCAACACTCATATATTGATCATTCTGGGAATGTTTCAGACATTTTTAAGAACAAATATAAAAATACACTGTAATTTCATTTTCAGCCCCTTTTTGATATAATCTTTTTTTTTACCAAAAAATGAATTTGCCCAGATTCTTTTGGAAACACTTTGAAAATTTAACACTAATATAGATCATTATGGGAAAGTTTCACACACTTTTGCCaatttatttaaaaaaacacTTTTTGGTATAAAAAATACTAAAAAATTGATTTTGTCcagattttttgaatttttttgtcaAACTAACACTGATATAGTGATCATTGTGACAAACTTTTGAAACATTTTTACCTAACAGAATTAAGAATTCGATCAAAATTTAAACAAAAAAGGGAGTGAAAATGTACTTGAAGTGTACTTCTAACAAAAAAAAGTTCTGCAGATTTAATTTTAGTGGGTTTGCTGACGTGATGCTGACTGGGATACCGACTGGTCGGTTAACGACCCAAAACTAGGGCAACTTGGAGAAAATCGGTTTGAGGAAAGGtgcgaaatcactaattaaggagtactcatTGCAAAGAACATTCCATCTTCCCAGGTCACGACAAGTGGCGCACctcgcaacctgggagttttcccttttttcgtagattcgtttattcaaaacgttttatctcttaaaccgtgcgtccaaatctcaaaccgttttcaccattggattcctcgcgtcgagatcttcaaaactagatcccatgttgataggttttgacgaacttttttttcacgaaaaaaaccggacgaaaaaaccCGTCGAAAAAACCAAACCAGGAGCACGGTTTTTTCCCTTTTCgaaagaggcacggccgtgactctcgctaaagcacaactgtgcctctcgcgaaaaaaaacgtGACTTTTCACGAAAGACCGGGGAAAAACTAAAACGTCGAAAAAACCCGggaaaaaaccgtttaaaaagccgaaaacgcgtgcggaaaaataaaaaaaataaaatctggagggagcgtccagagcgcgacacgtggcgaatggctgagagcgcgccaagtggcgctgatcgttgcgaggctcccgaaggagcgctcgttaactagttgctcccggAAAGGTGAGGGTTGATTCAGCAGCTCCTGTTTGAGACGCTTGTTAGCGTCAAACAGAGGAGCTTTCGCTGAAGGTAGACGCAGATGGGCGGGCCCATTTGTAGGATAAGAATTCGAGCGCGTAAAAAAATCGCCAAAAAGTCCCGCGCTAACAAGAGCTTGAACTCGATACGTCCATCTTGTGAAGTTAAGAACCTAACCAATCGGGCTGAAAAGTTCTACTGATAGGTAAGCAGCACGAGTGTTTAAAGTACCAAATATCTTTTGAAAATTTTAGAACAACTAAAGAAAATCGAGAACAATAAATAGAGAATTCCGAACAAAATTTGACAACATGGATACTTTTAAaaccatgaacattttttcaCAAAACATGAACAAAATTTGGAATTCAAACAAACTTTTCAAACATGAATAATTATTGAAAAGATGAACAAAAAATTTGAGATAGCAAAAACATAAACAATTTTAAAAATATACATTGAACTTTTTGTGATATACGCTGAACAAATTTTAAATATGCATTCAACATTTTTGTAATATACGGCGAACAGTTTTTAACTAGATGGTGAATATTTTTGTGGTACACATTGAACAATATTTAGATACGCAATGAACATTTCTGAGATATATgctgaacaaaatttgaaaaccaTGATTTTTTATGAAATCATGAACAAATTTTGGAATTTCAAACATTTTTTGGAAACAAAATAAACCAAAAAGGATAAAATAAAAggaaaggaaaaataaaataaatagaaacaTAATcagaagaaaaacagaaaaaaaaacgtGAAAAATCGTAAAACCtgcaaaaagaagaaaaaaaacagaaagaaaCCGGATTAGGGTACCTTCTAGAAGGTCCCCAAAACCGGTTTCGTGGCACTGCTTTAATGCTCGAAGTGGGCCGGCTTGTCTCGCACCGCTGCTCCTGCGCTTCAACGAAGCCGCGGCGCACGCGCGGGTTAAATAGGATCTGCCGGTTGATTCATAGCTAGTTTTGATAGTTCAGGTTTGAATCTTAGACAAATGAATGGGTTTCAGAAACGGTCTGCTAATGTAGGCCTGACAGCTGCTTTAGAATGGCAAACCCTTGGAAGTAAGTAATTTTACTGCAGGAGGTGGACAACATGACGCTGCGGAGGTTCCTGCGCGCGCGCGACCACGACGTGGGCAAGGCCTCGGCGATGCTGCTCAAGTTCGTGGCGTGGAGGCGGGAGGCCGTgccgggcggcgtcggcggcgtgATGCCGGCCGATCTGGTGCGGACGGAGCTGTCGCAGGACAAGGCCCGCATGGGCGGCGTCGACCGCGCCGGCCGCCCCGTCCTGCTCGTCTTCCCCGCCAAGCACTTCTCCGCCGACCGCGACATGGCGGAGCACAAGCGTGCGTGCACGCACATGCTCCAGATGATCCAAGCTATCTGCCAATGCAATGTAACTTGATCATATCATGCACTTTCGTCTCTTTTTTGCAGGACTAGTTGTGTACCTGCTGGACAGGATCAGTGCCAGGATCCCGAGGGGGCAGGACAAGTTCATGTGCATCGTGGACCTGAAAGGGTGGGGGTACGCCAACTCGGACGTGCGCGCCTACATCGCGGCCATCGAGATCATGCAGGGCTACTACCCGGAGCGGCTGGGCAAGGCGCTCATGGTCCACGTGCCCTACATCTTCATGAAGGCCTGGAAGATGGTGTACCCCTTCATCGACACCAACACCAGGGACAAGGTGCGTGCGTTATCTCTACAACTGAGAACCGATTGTTCAAAATGAAGATGTCAGTGTTGCTCtgcttggttaactgtttgcgcGCGGATGCAGTTCGTGTTCGTGGATGACAAGAACTTGGAGGAGACTCTGCGGCGGGAGATGGACGAGAGCCAGGTGCCGGAGATGTACGGCGGGAAGCTGCCCACTGTCCCCCTCACCGACGACTAGCTAGCTACAACGTACGATCGATCAATCGATGTACCTAGTACCGAGACAAACAAGGGCTCTTGTGGATGTAATTGGGGGAGAGATGCGCTGCTAGCTCGCACCGTCACTGTCTGTTTTGTAGGATAATTTATGATCAAATCCGGTATTTTAGAATGAAGGCTCGAGACGAAGCGCTTTCGAATTAACGAAGTCATTGACGGTTCGAAACAGGCtctcgccccgctttatatataaagcaaaaaCATTAAGGATATATGACCGAACGATACAATGTGGTGAGGAAGTTCTCTGAGACAGCAGATCCCTAGATAATAGGACAACATAAACGCACCCGACTATGCCGCCGACACACTAGCACATGACTACCCGATTACAAAGCCATGATACGACCTAGGACACCTAGCCTCCACAACAATGCCCTCAAGAGGGGAACGCGAGCACCGCCACTGCCGAGCCCGAGGTGGACAAAGTCATTGACCGTCCAGGGAGTAAATTACAGAAAACTACCACATTTGTGGACCCTAAATCAAAAACTACCGGCTTATGTCTTTCTTTCCAGAAACCGGCCAGTATTGTGCTGACAGTTTGCCAAAAACACTGAACGCTTGATTAGCACCTATTGACGCCAAAT
The Aegilops tauschii subsp. strangulata cultivar AL8/78 chromosome 3, Aet v6.0, whole genome shotgun sequence genome window above contains:
- the LOC109769965 gene encoding phosphatidylinositol transfer protein CSR1 isoform X1, encoding MASSGGGGGGGGDAGEGEWLKVAELKAMAEAQDPHVKEVDNMTLRRFLRARDHDVGKASAMLLKFVAWRREAVPGGVGGVMPADLVRTELSQDKARMGGVDRAGRPVLLVFPAKHFSADRDMAEHKRLVVYLLDRISARIPRGQDKFMCIVDLKGWGYANSDVRAYIAAIEIMQGYYPERLGKALMVHVPYIFMKAWKMVYPFIDTNTRDKFVFVDDKNLEETLRREMDESQVPEMYGGKLPTVPLTDD
- the LOC109769965 gene encoding phosphatidylinositol transfer protein CSR1 isoform X2, encoding MTLRRFLRARDHDVGKASAMLLKFVAWRREAVPGGVGGVMPADLVRTELSQDKARMGGVDRAGRPVLLVFPAKHFSADRDMAEHKRLVVYLLDRISARIPRGQDKFMCIVDLKGWGYANSDVRAYIAAIEIMQGYYPERLGKALMVHVPYIFMKAWKMVYPFIDTNTRDKFVFVDDKNLEETLRREMDESQVPEMYGGKLPTVPLTDD